The following proteins are encoded in a genomic region of Saccharopolyspora antimicrobica:
- a CDS encoding methyltransferase: protein MRTVVNLIELAASGWCTRAIATAIRLGIPDLIAGQARKPEELAEAVSADPAMLQGLLRMLVAGGVVVRDGDAFALSDDFAALRADHPATVRNVFTLFAETYDDAWAGLAHTVRTGESGYERVFGVPLYDHLDRDAEAARTFDAAMAELARPVIAALLRQHDFSGLRTVVDVGGGSGSLLREVLTASPGLRGVVADRETVCRRGTEALRSSGNDDLNARLSFTPSDFFTALPTGGDRYLLKNVLFDWSDQDRVRILRTIADAMTRTDHRTSRLLVVEPLEDHEQDWSALTRAVFCGSDVPVLDEHRLRTVLAETGFDVLATTRLDGTQHTLVECCVRLD, encoded by the coding sequence GTGCGAACAGTGGTGAACCTGATCGAGCTCGCAGCGAGCGGTTGGTGCACGAGGGCGATCGCGACCGCGATCCGGCTCGGGATTCCCGATCTGATCGCCGGGCAGGCCAGGAAGCCCGAGGAACTCGCGGAAGCCGTGTCCGCCGATCCGGCGATGCTCCAAGGGCTGCTGCGGATGCTCGTCGCCGGTGGGGTCGTCGTCCGCGACGGCGACGCGTTCGCGCTGAGTGACGACTTCGCCGCACTGCGCGCCGATCATCCGGCGACGGTCCGCAACGTGTTCACGCTGTTCGCCGAGACCTACGACGACGCGTGGGCCGGGCTCGCGCACACCGTGCGCACCGGCGAGTCCGGTTACGAGCGGGTCTTCGGCGTGCCGCTCTACGACCACCTCGACCGCGACGCCGAGGCCGCGCGCACCTTCGACGCCGCGATGGCCGAACTCGCGCGCCCGGTCATCGCCGCGCTCCTGCGGCAGCACGACTTCTCCGGGCTGCGGACGGTCGTGGACGTCGGCGGCGGTTCCGGGTCGCTGCTGCGCGAAGTGCTCACCGCCAGCCCGGGCCTGCGCGGCGTGGTGGCCGACCGGGAGACCGTGTGCCGGCGCGGAACCGAAGCGCTGCGGAGCAGCGGGAACGACGACCTGAACGCCAGGTTGTCCTTCACCCCGTCGGACTTCTTCACCGCACTGCCGACGGGCGGTGACCGCTACCTGCTCAAGAACGTCCTCTTCGACTGGAGCGACCAGGACCGGGTGCGAATCCTGCGCACGATCGCCGACGCCATGACCCGCACCGATCACCGGACGTCGCGGCTGCTGGTCGTGGAACCGCTGGAGGACCACGAGCAGGACTGGTCGGCGCTGACCCGCGCGGTGTTCTGCGGCTCGGACGTCCCCGTGCTCGACGAGCACCGGCTCCGGACAGTGCTCGCCGAGACCGGGTTCGACGTGCTCGCCACCACCCGGCTGGACGGCACCCAGCACACCCTCGTCGAGTGCTGCGTGCGCCTGGACTGA
- a CDS encoding NAD(P)H-binding protein: MSENPILVTGATGKSGSRVAARLRAAGLPVRAASRGGEHTFDWADSRTWDSALEGVRAAYLVQVDGTRFVRPFVERAVRHGVQRLVLASGRGIDDPDYANDPDGVRDALLDSEAAVRESGLEWTISRPGWFAQNFSEGFFAEAVAAGELRLPGGDGAVSFVDAEDIAAVVVAALTEAGHSGQIYELSGPEAVTLAEAVATISAAAGREIRYVPLSVEDFVAELVAQGLPGPEAVGFADVLEPLRNGTDAYLSDGVQRALGREPRTFAEFARSTAAAGGWSV, from the coding sequence ATGTCTGAAAACCCGATCCTCGTCACCGGGGCGACCGGCAAGTCCGGCAGCCGAGTCGCCGCACGGCTGCGCGCCGCGGGCCTGCCGGTTCGCGCTGCATCCCGCGGCGGCGAGCACACCTTCGACTGGGCCGACAGCCGGACCTGGGATTCGGCTCTGGAGGGAGTCCGGGCCGCCTACCTCGTGCAGGTGGACGGCACGCGATTCGTCCGCCCGTTCGTCGAGCGGGCGGTGCGGCACGGCGTGCAGCGGCTCGTGCTGGCCTCCGGGCGCGGTATCGACGACCCGGACTACGCCAACGATCCGGACGGCGTCCGGGACGCCTTGCTCGACAGCGAGGCCGCCGTGCGGGAGAGCGGTCTGGAGTGGACGATCAGCCGGCCGGGCTGGTTCGCGCAGAACTTCAGCGAGGGCTTCTTCGCCGAGGCCGTCGCCGCCGGTGAGCTGCGGTTGCCCGGTGGCGACGGAGCGGTCAGCTTCGTCGACGCCGAGGACATCGCGGCGGTCGTGGTCGCGGCGCTGACCGAGGCGGGCCACTCCGGCCAGATCTACGAGCTGTCCGGCCCCGAGGCGGTGACGTTGGCCGAGGCGGTCGCCACGATCTCCGCCGCTGCCGGTCGCGAGATCCGCTACGTGCCGCTGTCCGTCGAGGACTTCGTCGCGGAACTGGTCGCCCAGGGGCTCCCGGGCCCGGAGGCAGTGGGCTTCGCCGACGTCCTCGAACCGCTGCGCAACGGCACCGACGCCTACCTCTCCGACGGCGTGCAGCGCGCTCTCGGCCGCGAGCCGCGCACCTTCGCCGAATTCGCCCGGTCCACGGCCGCTGCGGGCGGATGGTCGGTCTGA
- a CDS encoding cutinase family protein: protein MRFAKKAWLALSGAALVAAGLSGVEVAAAAPPQSTGCGDLYVLTDGRGRGLTGRTWDDAGTTVPAGARMEKFLYDDGIVPGVHPHSLDNTRRVAAPALERKVVDFHRACPGSRITLVGYSFGALISGDAAELLAARDEVPDHLVNAVLIADPRRHVTNTTVQGPSGGIMSVAPDGPGMHTPGPREFGDIEVASICREDDVVCHAANPVSNAVAFSAQLQRLSTAHGAYGSPEQNFWARPADFAGVGDLLLPPSAPIAWGPPAFAAPMPREILNDNAAYQRMMDGLTESGGALAWAEVLNSFGLPGDEIVHGFWKALQEAGAGY from the coding sequence ATGCGATTCGCGAAGAAGGCGTGGCTGGCGCTGTCCGGCGCCGCGCTGGTCGCCGCCGGGTTGAGCGGTGTGGAGGTCGCGGCAGCGGCTCCGCCGCAGTCCACCGGGTGCGGCGACCTGTACGTCCTGACCGACGGCCGCGGTCGCGGACTCACCGGCCGGACCTGGGACGACGCCGGGACGACGGTGCCCGCCGGCGCCCGGATGGAGAAGTTCCTGTACGACGACGGAATCGTCCCGGGCGTGCACCCGCACAGCCTGGACAACACGCGGCGGGTGGCCGCCCCGGCGCTGGAGCGGAAGGTCGTCGACTTCCACCGCGCCTGCCCGGGTTCCCGGATCACCCTCGTCGGCTACTCCTTCGGCGCGCTCATCTCCGGTGACGCCGCCGAACTGCTGGCCGCGCGGGACGAGGTGCCGGATCACCTGGTCAACGCCGTGCTGATCGCCGATCCGCGGCGCCACGTCACGAACACCACCGTGCAGGGCCCGTCCGGCGGCATCATGTCGGTCGCCCCGGACGGGCCGGGCATGCACACGCCCGGCCCGCGCGAGTTCGGCGACATCGAGGTGGCGAGCATCTGTCGGGAGGACGACGTGGTCTGCCACGCCGCGAATCCCGTCTCCAACGCGGTGGCGTTCAGCGCTCAGCTGCAACGACTTTCCACCGCGCACGGCGCTTACGGTTCCCCGGAGCAGAACTTCTGGGCCAGGCCTGCCGATTTCGCCGGTGTCGGAGACCTGCTGCTGCCGCCCTCCGCGCCGATCGCCTGGGGACCGCCCGCGTTCGCGGCCCCGATGCCCCGGGAGATCCTCAACGACAACGCGGCCTACCAGCGCATGATGGACGGTCTCACGGAATCGGGAGGCGCACTCGCCTGGGCCGAGGTGCTGAACTCCTTCGGCCTGCCCGGCGACGAGATCGTGCACGGCTTCTGGAAGGCCCTGCAAGAAGCGGGCGCCGGGTACTGA
- a CDS encoding allene oxide cyclase barrel-like domain-containing protein, which translates to MVAKKAFAVAGGLVAIGLLWSVQGAAPETSAAAPPPARTTVLDLDVINDQFARTDVGDPGVSLGDEYVFSDQLRQAGRPVGDDGGSCQVTHVDGARITTNCTLTLRLPDGQLTAQALGVRGEDALMAITGGTGAYRTARGELHATDIQTPDEKYRITITF; encoded by the coding sequence TTGGTTGCGAAGAAGGCTTTCGCGGTCGCTGGTGGTCTCGTGGCGATCGGGCTGCTGTGGTCGGTGCAGGGCGCGGCCCCGGAGACGTCGGCGGCTGCTCCGCCACCGGCGCGGACGACGGTGCTCGACCTCGACGTGATCAACGACCAGTTCGCCCGCACCGATGTCGGCGACCCCGGGGTGAGCCTCGGTGACGAGTACGTGTTCTCCGACCAGTTGCGCCAGGCGGGTCGGCCGGTCGGCGACGACGGCGGCTCGTGCCAGGTGACGCACGTCGACGGTGCGCGGATCACCACCAACTGCACGCTCACGCTCCGGCTGCCCGACGGGCAGCTCACCGCCCAGGCGCTGGGAGTTCGCGGTGAGGACGCGTTGATGGCCATCACCGGGGGCACCGGCGCCTACCGCACCGCCCGCGGTGAGCTGCACGCCACCGACATCCAGACGCCCGACGAGAAGTACCGCATCACGATCACGTTCTGA
- a CDS encoding aromatic ring-hydroxylating oxygenase subunit alpha, translating into MTKTGPTQSLLATPAGHSYTDPAIFALEQSRIFEAHWFCAVRSDDLDQPGEFRTVQVGRESVLVARGRGGELNAFLNVCRHRGAQLCTEESGRVKRSFQCPYHAWTYALDGELVAAPNLTSMPDVDRTEFGLKRVHLREWLGYAWVCLADEPPSFEDTVIADVGERLGDAGEIEAYDIAALSLGARINYDVKANWKQIIENFMECYHCATIHPELTEVLPEFADGFAAQYYVGHGAEFGSDVEGFTVDGSAGLDRLPGIGEHQDRRYYAITVRPQVFVNLVPDHVILHRMFPVAPDRTLIECDWLYLPEVVESGRDLSHSVELFDRVNRQDFEACERCQLSMDSRAYARGGVFVPSEHHIAAFHEWVREQIGENDS; encoded by the coding sequence ATGACGAAGACCGGACCGACGCAGAGCCTGCTGGCCACCCCGGCCGGCCACTCCTACACCGATCCGGCGATCTTCGCCCTGGAGCAGTCCCGCATCTTCGAGGCGCACTGGTTCTGCGCGGTGCGCAGCGATGACCTGGACCAGCCGGGTGAGTTCCGCACCGTGCAGGTCGGGCGGGAGAGCGTGCTCGTCGCCCGGGGCCGCGGCGGCGAGCTCAACGCCTTCCTCAACGTGTGCCGGCACCGCGGCGCGCAGCTGTGCACCGAGGAGTCGGGCCGGGTGAAGCGCTCCTTCCAGTGCCCCTACCACGCCTGGACCTACGCCCTGGACGGCGAGCTGGTCGCCGCGCCGAACCTGACCAGCATGCCCGACGTGGACCGGACCGAGTTCGGGCTCAAGCGGGTGCACCTGCGCGAGTGGCTGGGCTACGCCTGGGTGTGCCTGGCCGACGAGCCGCCGTCCTTCGAGGACACCGTGATCGCCGACGTCGGGGAGCGGCTCGGTGACGCGGGGGAGATCGAGGCCTACGACATCGCCGCGCTGAGCCTGGGCGCGCGGATCAACTACGACGTCAAGGCGAACTGGAAGCAGATCATCGAGAACTTCATGGAGTGCTACCACTGCGCGACGATCCACCCGGAGCTGACCGAGGTGCTGCCGGAGTTCGCCGACGGCTTCGCCGCTCAGTACTACGTCGGGCACGGCGCGGAGTTCGGGTCGGACGTCGAGGGCTTCACCGTGGACGGCAGCGCCGGCCTCGACCGGCTGCCCGGCATCGGCGAGCACCAGGACCGCCGCTACTACGCGATCACCGTGCGGCCCCAGGTGTTCGTCAACCTGGTGCCGGACCACGTGATCCTGCACCGGATGTTCCCGGTGGCGCCGGACCGGACGCTGATCGAGTGCGACTGGCTGTACCTGCCGGAGGTCGTCGAATCGGGCCGCGACCTGTCCCACTCCGTCGAGCTGTTCGACCGGGTCAACCGGCAGGACTTCGAGGCGTGCGAACGCTGCCAGCTGTCGATGGATTCCCGGGCTTACGCCCGCGGCGGTGTCTTCGTGCCCAGCGAGCACCACATCGCGGCGTTCCACGAGTGGGTGCGGGAGCAGATCGGCGAGAACGACTCCTGA
- a CDS encoding LLM class F420-dependent oxidoreductase: MRYGVVLFTSDRGISPAEAARTAEEAGFHSFAVPEHTHIPVRRDAAHPGTGTEELPDDRYRRTLDPWVALATAASVTQRITLSTAVALPTEHDPITLAKTIATLDHLSGGRVALGTGFGWNTDELADHGIPGGRRKTALREYLGAMRALWTQEEASYDGEFVSFGPSWAWPKPVRSGHIPVLLGAGGTERNFAWAVQHADGWITTPRERDIEERVRRLRELWKEAGRDGEPEVIALAGKPDADTLAAWAACGVTEVLFGLPDAPAEVVTSYITRLADRIGVAAA, translated from the coding sequence GTGCGATACGGCGTCGTGCTGTTCACCAGTGATCGCGGCATCTCGCCCGCCGAGGCCGCGCGGACCGCGGAAGAGGCCGGGTTCCACTCGTTCGCCGTCCCCGAGCACACCCACATCCCCGTGCGGCGGGACGCCGCGCACCCGGGCACGGGCACCGAGGAACTGCCCGACGACCGCTACCGGCGCACGCTCGACCCGTGGGTCGCGCTGGCGACCGCGGCTTCGGTGACGCAGCGGATCACGCTGTCCACCGCCGTCGCCCTGCCCACCGAGCACGATCCCATCACGCTGGCCAAGACGATCGCCACGCTCGACCACCTCTCCGGCGGGCGCGTCGCGCTGGGCACCGGATTCGGCTGGAACACCGACGAACTGGCCGATCACGGCATCCCGGGCGGCCGGCGCAAGACCGCGCTGCGCGAGTACCTCGGCGCCATGCGCGCGCTGTGGACGCAGGAGGAAGCGAGCTACGACGGCGAGTTCGTCAGCTTCGGCCCGAGCTGGGCCTGGCCGAAACCCGTGCGTTCAGGACACATCCCGGTGCTGCTCGGCGCGGGCGGCACGGAGCGCAACTTCGCTTGGGCGGTGCAGCACGCGGACGGGTGGATCACCACGCCGCGCGAACGCGACATCGAGGAGCGGGTGCGGCGCCTGCGGGAGCTCTGGAAGGAAGCGGGCCGGGACGGCGAGCCCGAAGTCATCGCGCTGGCGGGCAAACCCGACGCGGACACGCTGGCCGCGTGGGCGGCCTGCGGCGTGACCGAGGTCCTGTTCGGGCTGCCGGACGCGCCCGCCGAGGTCGTCACCTCCTACATCACCCGGCTGGCCGACCGGATCGGCGTCGCGGCGGCGTAG
- a CDS encoding GolD/DthD family dehydrogenase: MTMDPPDVDLDFGLADKVAVITGGASGIGGAIAAAYAAKGARVAILDLQEEAARAQADRIGGGARGFACDVSDAASVEAAVGAVIDAYGRVDVLVNSAGVALLAPAEDLGQQAWDKTLAVNLTGTFLVSQAVGKHMLAAGRGRIINLASQAGSVALDQHAAYCASKFGVIGLTKVLAAEWAGRGVTVNSISPTVVLTELGRKAWEGPKGDALKAVIPTGRFALPEEIAATAVFLASDSSTMINGTDLLVDGGYTAR, encoded by the coding sequence ATGACGATGGATCCGCCGGACGTGGACCTGGACTTCGGGCTCGCGGACAAGGTCGCGGTCATCACGGGAGGGGCGTCGGGCATCGGCGGCGCGATCGCGGCTGCCTACGCCGCGAAGGGCGCCCGGGTCGCCATCCTCGACCTGCAGGAAGAGGCGGCGCGGGCGCAGGCCGACCGCATCGGCGGCGGTGCGCGGGGATTCGCCTGCGACGTCTCCGACGCGGCCTCGGTCGAGGCGGCGGTGGGAGCCGTGATCGACGCTTACGGGCGCGTCGACGTCCTGGTGAACAGCGCGGGCGTGGCGCTGCTGGCGCCTGCCGAGGACCTCGGGCAGCAGGCGTGGGACAAGACGTTGGCGGTCAACCTGACCGGCACGTTCCTGGTCTCGCAGGCGGTGGGCAAGCACATGCTCGCGGCGGGCCGGGGGCGGATCATCAATCTCGCCTCGCAGGCCGGGAGCGTCGCGCTGGACCAGCACGCCGCCTACTGCGCGTCCAAGTTCGGCGTGATCGGCCTGACCAAGGTGCTGGCCGCGGAGTGGGCCGGTCGCGGGGTCACGGTCAACTCGATCTCGCCCACGGTGGTGCTCACCGAGCTCGGCCGCAAGGCGTGGGAGGGGCCCAAGGGCGATGCGCTGAAGGCGGTCATCCCCACCGGCCGCTTCGCCCTCCCCGAGGAGATCGCGGCCACCGCGGTCTTCCTGGCCTCCGACTCCTCTACGATGATCAACGGGACCGACCTGCTGGTCGACGGCGGTTACACGGCGCGCTGA
- a CDS encoding AraC family transcriptional regulator: MDAVSELLAEVRARGAVFRQAIVRPPWALRMSSGASLTLATMLHTPAWIVPDQREPVRIEAGDIAVIRGDVPYSVADDPATSPSAVVTEADYCSATEGIEHAAARTCGTPATGSAVLLSGAFERQGELSAQLLQALPAVLVVPAEERPFPSPEQVAEEIARDRPGQQLVLDRLMDLLLVSALRSWFDNPDADAPAWCRALDDPVVGTALRLLHDAPARPWTVAELAAKAGVSRAALARRFTALVGEPPMAYLTNWRIALAADLLRKTDHTVDAIARKVGYSNAFALSVAFKRLRGTRPSDHRKREAEQRTG; this comes from the coding sequence GTGGACGCCGTGTCAGAGCTGTTGGCGGAAGTGCGGGCGCGCGGCGCCGTCTTCCGGCAGGCGATCGTCCGGCCGCCGTGGGCGCTGCGGATGTCCAGCGGTGCCTCGCTGACGCTGGCCACGATGCTGCACACTCCCGCGTGGATCGTTCCCGACCAGCGCGAACCGGTGCGCATCGAAGCCGGCGACATCGCCGTGATCCGCGGCGACGTGCCCTACTCGGTGGCCGACGATCCCGCGACCAGCCCGTCGGCGGTGGTGACCGAGGCCGACTACTGCTCGGCGACCGAAGGCATCGAGCACGCGGCAGCCCGGACCTGCGGAACACCTGCCACCGGCTCAGCCGTGCTGCTCAGCGGCGCGTTCGAGCGCCAGGGCGAGCTCAGCGCGCAGCTGCTCCAGGCACTGCCCGCAGTGCTGGTGGTGCCCGCCGAGGAGCGCCCCTTCCCGTCCCCGGAGCAGGTCGCCGAGGAGATCGCCCGGGACCGGCCCGGCCAGCAGCTGGTGCTCGACCGGCTCATGGACCTGTTGCTGGTCTCCGCGCTGCGCAGCTGGTTCGACAACCCGGACGCCGATGCGCCGGCCTGGTGCCGCGCGCTGGACGATCCGGTGGTGGGCACCGCGCTGCGGCTGCTGCACGACGCGCCCGCCCGCCCGTGGACCGTGGCGGAGCTGGCGGCGAAGGCGGGTGTGTCGCGGGCGGCGCTGGCCCGGCGGTTCACCGCCCTGGTCGGCGAACCACCGATGGCCTACCTGACGAACTGGCGGATCGCGCTGGCCGCCGACCTGCTGCGCAAGACCGATCACACGGTGGACGCGATCGCGCGGAAAGTGGGCTACTCCAACGCTTTCGCGCTGAGCGTGGCGTTCAAGCGGCTGCGCGGCACTCGGCCCAGCGACCACCGGAAACGGGAAGCCGAGCAGCGGACCGGATGA
- a CDS encoding alpha/beta hydrolase, producing MTEAHDDRSLPAAAHSEGTLPSGQYWQSWTVEQPGGVVVLVHGLHEHSGRYRHVAARLNAAGYAVYALDHPGHGRSPGTRGNIGGMAAAVTGVGLLARLAADRHSGVPVFVYGHSMGGLISLQYLTGTPLQRIRGAVISAPALDAGPVSTVERIVAPLLSKLLPDLGVRTIDADTISRDPAVVRDFRTDPLNHNGKMRARTAVEIMRTAEAMPRRLPSLTMPLLVLHGGADRLMPPAASELVRNRAGSADLTFRIHEGLHHESHNEPEQEQVLDEIVAWLDAHRAG from the coding sequence ATGACCGAAGCTCACGACGACCGCTCGCTGCCGGCGGCAGCCCACTCCGAGGGGACCCTGCCCTCGGGCCAGTACTGGCAGAGCTGGACCGTCGAGCAGCCCGGCGGAGTCGTCGTGCTGGTGCACGGCCTGCACGAGCACAGCGGCCGCTACCGGCACGTCGCGGCGCGGCTCAACGCGGCGGGCTACGCGGTCTACGCGCTGGATCACCCCGGGCACGGCCGGTCGCCGGGCACCCGCGGCAACATCGGTGGCATGGCCGCCGCCGTGACCGGGGTCGGCCTGCTGGCCCGGCTGGCCGCTGACCGGCACAGCGGCGTGCCGGTGTTCGTCTACGGGCACAGCATGGGCGGGCTGATCTCGCTGCAGTACCTCACCGGCACACCGCTGCAGCGGATCCGCGGCGCGGTGATCTCCGCCCCCGCGCTCGACGCCGGGCCGGTGTCCACAGTGGAGCGTATCGTCGCACCGCTGCTGTCGAAGCTGCTGCCCGACCTCGGCGTGCGGACCATCGACGCCGACACCATCAGCCGCGATCCCGCTGTGGTGCGGGACTTCCGCACCGATCCGCTCAACCACAACGGGAAGATGCGCGCACGAACCGCGGTCGAGATCATGCGGACCGCCGAGGCCATGCCGCGGCGCCTGCCGTCGCTGACCATGCCGCTGCTGGTCCTGCACGGCGGTGCCGACCGGCTGATGCCGCCCGCCGCCAGCGAGCTGGTGCGCAACCGCGCCGGATCGGCCGACCTCACGTTCCGGATCCACGAGGGCCTGCACCACGAATCGCACAACGAGCCGGAGCAGGAGCAGGTGCTCGACGAGATCGTCGCCTGGCTCGACGCGCACCGGGCGGGCTGA
- a CDS encoding FUSC family protein, whose translation MSTTNSTPTPVKGSPMLLVLFAVVLAPTFLIGYAVGAGSASVVGGFVAMYSLIAFLGGPLRADLRLAAALSPLLLFAAIVPRLLGEVSRPAAIAVIVLIVFVAALLPLRGPRFVTVGLGLGMVTLFAYGMALIGPAGPWQVVIAAVTGVVTAVVLRVLLGIGDPSKATREKIADVLDAEVPALTTAFDTWLADGRRRWLGIALGAASHYRLALHSAEAVQRAQQAEAADGELAALRTRAHELAEQLRAKKPGPAPQTGAGDTTIEFGSEASAALDAVEGTITERDTSRVALADRLRTSVLRPSVRLRSIQVRHAVRTAFGLLLILVITSYLPAGDPLVATALLTTFGILQASWRETLDKARPRVVGLVGGAALAVVIILVVPAPYLPVVALTALVVALWNMMARPAVAYAFMVVVTVGFNTSLRHTDPVHTLVEYAVLTLTAALIGVLVGFAVVPGLRPEPLRHRIVTARSKTERALRAMTGPDRAEALALHRAAAQARAELTPDHEQLDDDQLAELDRFRAALRDLSMLGTTAALGRTADTERLRAALEALEAPASDGETPAVLESIVAGLADQVRTTEAQLLDSLPDR comes from the coding sequence ATGAGCACCACCAACAGCACGCCGACCCCGGTGAAGGGCAGTCCGATGCTGCTCGTCCTGTTCGCGGTGGTGCTGGCGCCGACGTTCCTCATCGGCTACGCGGTCGGTGCCGGCTCGGCCTCCGTCGTGGGCGGGTTCGTCGCCATGTACTCGCTCATCGCCTTCCTCGGCGGACCGCTGCGCGCCGATCTGCGCCTGGCCGCGGCCCTGAGCCCGCTGCTGCTGTTCGCGGCGATCGTGCCGCGGCTGCTCGGCGAGGTCTCCCGGCCCGCCGCGATCGCCGTGATCGTGCTGATCGTGTTCGTCGCGGCGCTGCTGCCGCTGCGCGGACCGCGTTTCGTCACCGTCGGGCTCGGACTGGGCATGGTCACGCTGTTCGCCTACGGCATGGCGCTGATCGGGCCCGCCGGTCCCTGGCAGGTCGTCATCGCCGCGGTGACCGGCGTGGTGACAGCCGTCGTGCTGCGCGTCCTGCTCGGGATCGGTGATCCGTCCAAGGCGACCCGCGAGAAGATCGCCGACGTCCTCGACGCCGAGGTACCCGCGCTGACCACGGCCTTCGACACGTGGCTGGCCGACGGCCGCCGCCGCTGGCTCGGCATCGCGCTCGGCGCCGCGTCCCACTACCGCCTGGCCCTGCACTCGGCCGAGGCGGTCCAGCGCGCCCAGCAGGCGGAAGCCGCGGATGGGGAACTGGCCGCGCTGCGCACCCGCGCCCACGAGCTCGCCGAGCAGCTGCGCGCCAAGAAGCCCGGCCCCGCACCGCAGACCGGGGCCGGCGACACGACGATCGAGTTCGGTTCCGAGGCCTCGGCCGCCCTCGATGCCGTCGAAGGAACCATCACCGAGCGGGACACCTCGCGGGTGGCGCTGGCCGACCGGTTGCGGACATCCGTTCTGCGACCGAGCGTGCGGCTGCGCTCGATCCAGGTCCGGCACGCGGTGCGCACGGCCTTCGGGCTGCTGCTGATCCTGGTGATCACCTCGTACCTGCCCGCAGGCGATCCGCTGGTGGCGACCGCGCTGCTGACCACCTTCGGCATCCTGCAGGCGAGCTGGCGGGAAACGCTGGACAAGGCGCGGCCGCGCGTCGTCGGGCTGGTCGGGGGCGCGGCACTGGCCGTCGTGATCATCCTGGTGGTGCCCGCGCCCTACCTGCCCGTGGTCGCGCTGACGGCGCTCGTCGTCGCGCTGTGGAACATGATGGCCCGGCCCGCGGTGGCCTACGCGTTCATGGTGGTCGTGACCGTCGGCTTCAACACCTCGCTGCGGCACACCGATCCGGTCCACACCTTGGTCGAGTACGCGGTGCTGACGCTCACCGCGGCGCTCATCGGCGTCCTCGTCGGCTTCGCCGTCGTTCCCGGACTGCGCCCGGAACCGCTGCGGCACCGGATCGTCACAGCGCGCAGCAAGACTGAGCGGGCGCTGCGGGCGATGACCGGGCCGGATCGGGCCGAAGCGCTCGCGCTGCACCGGGCCGCGGCGCAAGCCCGCGCCGAGCTCACCCCCGACCACGAACAACTCGACGACGACCAGCTCGCCGAGCTCGACCGCTTCCGGGCCGCCTTGCGCGACCTCTCGATGCTCGGCACCACCGCCGCCCTCGGCCGGACCGCCGACACCGAGCGGCTCAGAGCCGCGCTCGAGGCACTGGAAGCTCCCGCATCCGACGGCGAAACGCCTGCCGTACTGGAGTCGATCGTGGCCGGACTGGCCGATCAGGTCCGGACGACCGAAGCGCAGCTCCTGGACTCGCTCCCCGACCGCTGA